The following are encoded in a window of Ruminiclostridium herbifermentans genomic DNA:
- the istB gene encoding IS21-like element helper ATPase IstB, translating into MNNSTYNQLCRNMEILGLGQMVIHLDEISNFVTSNNLSFTEGLLRLSNYEVDFKEAKASRSMIKAAAFPFVKELKDYDFNFQPSVNQQEIQELCTLGFLERNENIVFLGPSGVGKTHLATSIGIAAAKKRTSTYFIKCHDLLQQLKKAKLENRLDVRLRHFCHYRLLIIDELGYLPIDKEDSNMFFQLIDMRYERKSTILTTNMNFNEWDGVFYDAVVANAILDRVLHHAHVISISGKSYRLKDHMKQGE; encoded by the coding sequence ATGAATAACAGTACATACAACCAGCTATGCCGGAACATGGAAATTCTTGGTCTTGGGCAAATGGTAATTCATCTTGATGAAATATCTAATTTTGTGACATCCAACAATCTTTCGTTTACAGAAGGACTACTGAGACTTAGTAATTACGAAGTTGATTTTAAGGAGGCCAAAGCATCTAGATCTATGATTAAAGCAGCAGCATTTCCTTTTGTAAAGGAATTGAAAGATTATGATTTCAATTTTCAGCCGTCAGTAAATCAGCAAGAAATACAAGAACTTTGCACGCTTGGTTTTCTTGAAAGAAATGAGAATATAGTATTTCTTGGTCCAAGTGGTGTTGGAAAGACTCATCTGGCAACATCAATAGGAATAGCTGCAGCAAAGAAACGTACTAGCACATATTTTATCAAATGTCATGATTTATTGCAGCAACTAAAGAAAGCAAAACTGGAAAACAGACTTGATGTAAGACTCAGACACTTCTGCCATTACAGACTACTTATCATTGATGAACTTGGCTACTTACCCATTGATAAAGAAGATTCTAATATGTTTTTTCAGCTTATAGATATGAGATATGAGAGAAAAAGTACCATTCTTACAACAAACATGAATTTCAACGAATGGGATGGTGTATTCTATGACGCAGTTGTAGCCAATGCAATACTTGACAGGGTATTGCACCATGCACATGTAATATCTATATCTGGAAAGTCATACAGATTAAAGGATCATATGAAGCAAGGAGAATAG
- a CDS encoding head maturation protease, ClpP-related, with protein sequence MKKFWNWARDEDSGIRTLYLDGTIAEESWFDDDVTPKAFKADLDAGEGDIVIWINSPGGDCIASSQIYTMLMDYKGKVTVKIDGIAASAASVIAMAGTEVLMAPTALMMVHNPLTIAIGDSEEMLKAIAMLDEVKESIINAYEIKTGQSRAKLSHLMDAETWLNANKAIELGFADGILEDDKKRVQSDDVTYAFSRRAVTNSLLSKVKPKIPKQNKGTPIESLEKRLSLISH encoded by the coding sequence ATGAAGAAATTCTGGAACTGGGCGCGGGATGAAGATTCTGGTATCAGAACACTCTATCTGGACGGAACAATTGCCGAAGAGTCATGGTTCGACGACGATGTCACCCCTAAGGCTTTCAAAGCTGATTTGGATGCCGGTGAGGGTGACATTGTTATTTGGATCAACTCTCCCGGCGGCGACTGTATCGCTTCGAGTCAGATCTATACCATGCTCATGGATTACAAAGGCAAAGTCACTGTAAAAATCGATGGTATTGCGGCGTCGGCAGCAAGCGTTATCGCAATGGCGGGAACTGAGGTGTTGATGGCCCCAACAGCCCTCATGATGGTGCATAACCCGCTTACAATCGCAATCGGCGACAGCGAAGAAATGCTGAAAGCCATCGCCATGCTGGACGAAGTCAAAGAAAGCATCATCAATGCCTATGAAATCAAAACCGGACAGTCCCGTGCGAAGCTCTCTCACCTCATGGATGCTGAAACCTGGCTAAATGCCAACAAAGCAATTGAATTAGGCTTTGCCGACGGCATTCTGGAGGATGATAAAAAGAGAGTTCAATCGGACGATGTAACCTATGCTTTCAGCCGCAGAGCGGTAACGAACTCACTGCTGAGCAAGGTCAAACCCAAGATACCCAAACAGAACAAAGGCACACCTATTGAGTCGCTTGAGAAGCGGCTCTCTTTAATTTCGCACTAA
- a CDS encoding phage major capsid protein, which yields MNKILELREKRAKAWEAAKAFLDTKRGTDGLVSPEDTATYEKMEADVVALGKEIDRLEKQEALDRELSKPLNTPLTGKPTVLGVETKTGRASDEYRKAFWNAMRTRAGEGLDPIVKNALQIGTDSEGGYLVPDEFERTLVEALDEENIFRRLAKVITTSSGDRKIPVVASKGTASWIDEEGAILDSDDSFGQVSIGAYKLGTMIKVSEELLNDSVFPLESYISREFARRIGSKEEEAFFTGDGSGKPTGILAATGGAQVGVTTAGAAAITIEEMLDLFYSLKAPYRNKAVFVMNDATVKAIRKLKDGNGQYLWQPSLQAGTPDTILNRPLYTSAYVPAIASGAKSIVFGDFSYYWVADRQGRVFKRLNELYAATGQVGFVATQRVDGKLILPEAIKVLQQKA from the coding sequence ATGAACAAAATTCTTGAACTGCGCGAAAAGCGCGCCAAGGCATGGGAAGCCGCTAAGGCTTTTCTCGATACCAAGCGCGGTACTGACGGTCTGGTTTCCCCTGAAGACACCGCTACTTATGAGAAAATGGAAGCCGACGTAGTCGCTCTCGGGAAAGAAATTGACCGCCTTGAAAAGCAGGAAGCCCTTGACCGTGAGCTTTCAAAGCCCCTGAACACACCCCTTACCGGCAAGCCTACCGTTCTTGGTGTGGAAACCAAAACAGGCAGAGCATCTGATGAGTACAGAAAAGCATTCTGGAATGCAATGCGTACCCGCGCCGGTGAGGGCCTTGATCCTATCGTGAAAAATGCTCTGCAGATCGGCACCGATTCTGAAGGCGGATACCTTGTCCCTGACGAGTTCGAACGCACACTTGTAGAGGCTCTTGATGAAGAGAACATTTTCCGTAGACTGGCAAAGGTCATTACCACTTCCTCAGGGGATCGTAAGATTCCGGTCGTAGCTTCAAAGGGTACAGCCTCCTGGATCGATGAGGAAGGCGCTATCCTCGATAGTGACGACAGCTTCGGTCAGGTTTCTATCGGCGCTTACAAACTTGGAACAATGATCAAGGTTTCCGAGGAACTGCTGAACGACAGTGTATTTCCTCTTGAATCCTATATTTCGAGGGAGTTCGCAAGGCGTATCGGCAGCAAGGAAGAAGAAGCCTTTTTCACGGGAGACGGCTCCGGTAAACCGACCGGCATCCTCGCTGCAACCGGCGGTGCTCAAGTCGGTGTGACCACAGCGGGTGCTGCGGCTATCACGATTGAAGAAATGCTCGACCTGTTCTATTCGCTGAAAGCACCTTATAGAAACAAAGCAGTGTTCGTCATGAACGACGCCACCGTAAAGGCGATCCGCAAGCTGAAGGACGGCAACGGTCAGTATCTCTGGCAGCCCTCTCTGCAGGCCGGCACTCCTGACACCATTTTGAACCGTCCGCTGTATACCTCGGCATATGTACCCGCAATTGCCTCAGGCGCAAAGAGCATCGTGTTCGGCGATTTCAGTTATTACTGGGTAGCCGACCGCCAGGGACGTGTGTTTAAGAGACTCAATGAGCTCTACGCTGCAACCGGTCAGGTAGGCTTTGTTGCCACCCAGCGTGTTGACGGCAAACTCATTCTGCCGGAGGCTATCAAGGTGCTCCAGCAGAAGGCTTAA
- a CDS encoding head-tail connector protein has translation MTLLEKVKANLILEHTADDELLQMYITAAVSYAESYQHLPEKFYKNHPMPPTTEQAVIMLSSHFYESRDGSTGGFFADNVQAGQQVWNTVNLLLKLDRDWKV, from the coding sequence ATGACACTGCTTGAAAAAGTAAAGGCAAATCTTATTCTTGAGCATACGGCGGACGATGAACTCCTGCAGATGTACATCACCGCCGCCGTATCCTATGCCGAAAGCTATCAGCACCTTCCGGAGAAATTCTACAAGAACCATCCTATGCCGCCTACCACAGAGCAGGCTGTCATTATGCTGTCGTCCCATTTTTATGAGAGCCGGGACGGCAGCACCGGTGGCTTTTTTGCCGACAATGTGCAGGCTGGACAGCAGGTATGGAATACGGTCAACCTTCTTCTTAAACTTGACCGGGATTGGAAGGTGTGA
- a CDS encoding head-tail adaptor protein, which translates to MSFGKMKTFIDIISTEPTKDADGFVIHGDTVLASVRAYFEQKNSTEKWRNMAQSDEVNALFRLRTIPGLALHNRHVIVCEGKRYNIYSVENVKGRGMYLEVLAVNVDG; encoded by the coding sequence ATGAGTTTTGGAAAAATGAAAACCTTCATCGATATTATCTCAACCGAACCCACGAAGGATGCTGACGGTTTTGTTATTCACGGCGATACTGTTCTTGCGTCAGTCAGGGCGTATTTTGAGCAGAAAAACTCTACGGAAAAATGGCGTAACATGGCGCAGTCAGATGAAGTGAATGCCTTGTTCCGTCTCCGCACGATTCCAGGACTTGCTCTTCACAACCGCCATGTTATCGTCTGCGAAGGCAAACGCTACAACATATACTCGGTTGAAAATGTAAAGGGCCGTGGAATGTATCTTGAAGTATTGGCGGTGAACGTTGATGGCTAA
- a CDS encoding HK97-gp10 family putative phage morphogenesis protein, whose product MAKVNFKMPEEFLLKVSRLAEKTDEIIPKVLEAGAEVVYDKVKSNLSSVIGKNTKVESRSTGELESALGVSPAKQDRDGNFNVKIGFAEPRSDGGSNAKLANILEYGKHGQPPKPFLKPAKNRSKGACIEAMTNKLESEIEKL is encoded by the coding sequence ATGGCTAAGGTCAATTTCAAGATGCCGGAGGAATTCCTGCTCAAAGTGTCAAGGTTGGCAGAAAAAACCGATGAGATCATACCGAAGGTTCTTGAAGCCGGTGCCGAAGTCGTATACGACAAGGTAAAAAGCAATCTTTCCTCTGTAATCGGTAAAAACACAAAGGTTGAAAGCCGCTCCACCGGAGAACTTGAATCTGCGCTTGGTGTATCTCCGGCAAAGCAGGACAGAGATGGTAATTTCAACGTGAAAATAGGATTTGCAGAGCCGCGCTCTGACGGCGGCAGCAATGCCAAACTTGCCAACATCCTCGAGTACGGAAAGCATGGCCAGCCTCCGAAGCCTTTTCTGAAACCTGCCAAAAACAGATCAAAAGGTGCTTGCATCGAGGCTATGACCAATAAGCTGGAAAGTGAGATTGAGAAGCTATGA
- a CDS encoding major tail protein produces MATIGLDKLYYAPITEAPTTGYETYGAPVMLAKAISAELSIELAEATLWADDGAAEIIKEFKNGKLTLGVDDIGKTVAAKLTGATTDENGVLISASEDGGEPVAIGFRAKKANGKYRYFWLYRVKFGIPSTNLATKGDSITFSTPSIEGTVSRRNKPDGNGRHPWKAEVNEDDVDVLPVVTSDWYTEVYEPEFETDLEV; encoded by the coding sequence ATGGCTACAATTGGGCTTGATAAACTCTACTACGCACCAATCACCGAAGCACCTACAACGGGTTACGAAACCTACGGCGCTCCGGTAATGCTGGCAAAGGCAATCTCAGCTGAACTATCAATCGAACTTGCGGAAGCGACACTTTGGGCGGACGACGGTGCCGCCGAAATTATCAAGGAATTCAAGAACGGCAAACTGACCCTTGGTGTGGACGACATTGGTAAAACCGTCGCCGCAAAACTGACGGGAGCGACCACAGATGAAAACGGTGTTCTTATCTCTGCTTCAGAGGATGGTGGCGAGCCTGTCGCTATTGGATTTCGAGCAAAAAAAGCGAATGGTAAGTATCGCTACTTCTGGCTTTACCGCGTCAAGTTCGGCATTCCGTCCACCAATCTTGCCACCAAGGGTGATAGTATCACCTTTTCAACACCAAGTATCGAAGGTACTGTTTCCCGTCGTAATAAACCGGACGGTAATGGTCGTCATCCATGGAAAGCGGAAGTTAACGAAGATGATGTGGATGTGCTGCCGGTTGTGACCAGTGATTGGTATACGGAAGTATACGAACCTGAATTTGAAACAGATTTGGAGGTTTGA